In one Thermoanaerobaculia bacterium genomic region, the following are encoded:
- a CDS encoding DUF2721 domain-containing protein — MKLADLIPVLQTAIGPVILVSGVGLLLLTMTNRLGRIIDRTRQLARELRSAGGSDTERARAQLSILLSRAAIVRAAITAAALSVLLAAILIIVIFVSALLGRGPAAAVAALFVACMTALIVSLVLFIRDVNLSLQALRLEVG, encoded by the coding sequence GTGAAGCTCGCCGACCTGATCCCGGTCCTCCAGACCGCGATCGGCCCGGTCATCCTCGTCTCGGGCGTCGGACTGCTGCTCCTCACGATGACGAACCGCCTCGGGCGGATCATCGACCGGACGCGGCAGCTCGCGCGGGAGCTCCGCTCCGCCGGCGGATCCGACACGGAACGGGCGAGGGCCCAGCTCTCGATCCTTCTTTCGCGCGCCGCAATCGTCCGGGCGGCGATCACCGCGGCCGCCCTCAGCGTGCTGCTCGCCGCGATCCTGATCATCGTGATCTTCGTGAGCGCGCTCCTCGGAAGAGGTCCGGCGGCCGCGGTCGCCGCGCTCTTCGTGGCGTGCATGACCGCGCTCATCGTCTCGCTCGTCCTGTTCATCCGGGACGTGAATCTGTCGCTGCAGGCGCTCCGCCTCGAAGTCGGGTAG
- a CDS encoding B12-binding domain-containing radical SAM protein, with product MKIYLVAPRNPESFWTFDRILPSLHKSCVFPNLSLPTVAGMTPPGHDVVLCDENVEDVDLETDADVVGLTGYVIHKNRILELAREFRRRGKFVVAGGPFASLCPEELRGEVDVVFVDEAEYTWPRFLEDFAAGKWQPEYRQDEKPSMHDSPRPRFDLLKIDRYRTMTIQFARGCPYNCEFCDIIVMYGRKPRTKTVAQVMAEVVEIRRLGLHNIFVVDDNFIGNKKEAKQLLQAIGEWQRREGFPIEFMTEVTLNIAQDDELLALMRQANFTTIFIGIESPRASSLQETHKTQNLRENLLDSVHRIQRAGIAVMAGMIVGFDHDDVSIFEEQFRFIQDARIPISMTGMLNAVPKTPLYRRLQEAGRLVAQSVGDQFVFTNIVPQGMSRRELYDGYGRLLRRLYAYRNYRRRVMQLLLHKGKKIETKLVTSREDFRIFLRVVRDCVVEASPRRAWMTVSLMLETLLRRPRAIREAVTFALMHKHLYEYMRDTCRRLEQLAREIAPAPDGAVAAGALETSPPLA from the coding sequence ATGAAGATCTATCTCGTCGCTCCCCGCAATCCCGAGTCGTTCTGGACGTTCGACCGGATCCTCCCGAGCCTCCACAAGAGCTGCGTCTTCCCGAATCTGTCGCTCCCGACCGTCGCCGGCATGACGCCGCCCGGCCACGACGTCGTGCTGTGCGACGAGAACGTCGAGGACGTCGACCTCGAGACCGACGCGGACGTCGTCGGGCTGACCGGGTACGTCATCCACAAGAACCGGATCCTCGAGCTCGCCCGCGAGTTCCGCCGCCGCGGAAAGTTCGTCGTCGCGGGCGGTCCGTTCGCCTCCCTCTGCCCGGAAGAGCTCCGCGGGGAAGTGGACGTGGTGTTCGTCGACGAGGCGGAGTACACGTGGCCCCGCTTCCTCGAGGATTTCGCCGCCGGGAAGTGGCAGCCGGAGTACCGGCAGGACGAGAAGCCGAGCATGCACGACTCCCCCCGGCCGCGCTTCGATCTCCTGAAGATCGACCGGTACCGCACCATGACGATCCAGTTCGCGCGCGGCTGCCCGTACAACTGCGAGTTCTGCGACATCATCGTGATGTACGGCCGGAAACCCCGGACGAAGACGGTCGCGCAGGTGATGGCCGAGGTCGTCGAGATCCGCCGCCTCGGGCTCCACAACATCTTCGTCGTCGACGACAACTTCATCGGCAACAAGAAGGAGGCGAAGCAGCTTCTCCAGGCGATCGGGGAGTGGCAGCGCCGCGAGGGTTTCCCGATCGAGTTCATGACGGAAGTGACGCTGAACATCGCGCAGGACGACGAGCTCCTCGCGCTGATGCGCCAAGCGAACTTCACGACGATCTTCATCGGCATCGAATCGCCGCGCGCCTCCAGCCTCCAGGAGACCCACAAGACGCAGAACCTCCGCGAGAACCTCCTGGATTCCGTCCATCGCATCCAGCGGGCGGGCATCGCGGTGATGGCGGGAATGATCGTCGGGTTCGACCACGACGACGTCTCGATCTTCGAGGAGCAGTTCCGGTTCATCCAGGACGCGCGCATCCCGATCTCGATGACCGGAATGCTGAACGCGGTCCCGAAGACGCCGCTGTACCGGCGCCTCCAGGAAGCCGGCCGTCTCGTCGCGCAGTCGGTCGGCGACCAGTTCGTGTTCACGAACATCGTCCCGCAGGGGATGTCGCGCCGCGAGCTCTACGACGGGTACGGGCGCCTCCTGCGCCGCCTCTATGCCTACCGGAACTACCGGCGCCGCGTGATGCAGCTCCTCCTCCACAAGGGGAAGAAGATCGAGACGAAGCTCGTCACGAGCCGGGAGGATTTCCGGATCTTCCTTCGGGTCGTCCGGGACTGCGTCGTGGAGGCGTCGCCGCGTCGGGCCTGGATGACGGTCTCGCTGATGCTCGAAACCCTCCTCCGGCGCCCCCGGGCGATCCGCGAGGCGGTCACGTTCGCGCTGATGCACAAGCACCTCTACGAGTACATGCGCGACACCTGCCGGCGCCTCGAGCAGCTCGCCCGGGAGATCGCGCCGGCGCCCGACGGGGCCGTTGCCGCCGGAGCGCTCGAGACGTCGCCGCCGCTCGCGTGA
- a CDS encoding diguanylate cyclase — MSLTRKVEAALALLVLALLGAAIASVSTTREAVASERWVAHSTAVRAALTELMLAATGYESAARGYVVTGDPRHLDASADAPSRCRARIAELRVLAAADPPQRERLERLVPILEEKLAWVRHVVAVRTDRGVDASAGLVKSDTGRQLMGQVRAIVSEMSEAEARALRRRSASHAAAARRAQTLVATATALDLALVVAVVLVIRRDVTGRRSAEAALRQAAVADPLTGILNRRGFLEHGADLVALAERFDRPVGLFFADLDGLKRINDTFGHAGGDRALAAAAQILRATFRSSDVIARWSGDEFVALAVFDRSSDRDTILERLERQQESFNAAGGLPFAVSLSIGAIAVPPAAPLPDLVAEADAAMYRRKRGRSSEVEASR, encoded by the coding sequence GTGTCTCTCACGCGAAAGGTGGAGGCGGCGCTCGCGCTCCTCGTCCTCGCTCTGCTCGGAGCGGCAATCGCGTCGGTCTCGACCACGCGCGAAGCGGTCGCGAGCGAGCGGTGGGTGGCGCACTCGACGGCGGTCCGCGCCGCGCTCACCGAGCTGATGCTCGCCGCGACCGGCTACGAGTCGGCCGCTCGGGGATACGTCGTCACGGGGGATCCCCGGCATCTCGACGCGTCCGCGGACGCGCCGTCCCGCTGCCGGGCGCGAATCGCCGAGCTTCGGGTGCTCGCCGCGGCGGATCCCCCGCAGCGAGAGAGGCTCGAACGTCTCGTGCCGATCCTCGAGGAAAAGCTCGCCTGGGTCCGACACGTCGTCGCGGTCCGAACGGATCGGGGCGTCGACGCGTCGGCGGGGCTCGTGAAGTCGGACACCGGGCGACAGCTGATGGGCCAGGTGCGGGCGATCGTGTCGGAGATGAGCGAGGCGGAGGCGCGCGCCCTTCGGCGGCGATCGGCGTCGCACGCGGCGGCGGCTCGGCGCGCCCAGACGCTCGTCGCGACCGCGACGGCGCTCGACCTCGCGCTCGTCGTCGCCGTCGTCCTCGTCATCCGGCGGGACGTCACCGGGCGGCGTTCGGCAGAAGCGGCGCTTCGTCAGGCGGCGGTGGCCGACCCCCTGACGGGGATTCTCAACCGGCGCGGCTTCCTGGAACACGGGGCGGATCTCGTCGCGCTCGCGGAACGGTTCGACCGGCCCGTCGGCCTTTTTTTCGCGGACCTCGACGGCTTGAAACGAATCAACGACACCTTCGGCCATGCCGGGGGCGACCGGGCGCTCGCGGCGGCCGCGCAAATCCTGCGGGCCACCTTCCGGAGCTCCGACGTCATCGCCCGCTGGAGCGGAGACGAGTTCGTGGCGCTCGCCGTTTTCGACCGGAGCTCCGACCGCGACACGATCCTCGAACGCCTCGAGCGGCAGCAGGAGTCGTTCAACGCCGCCGGCGGACTTCCCTTCGCCGTTTCGCTGAGCATCGGCGCGATCGCCGTCCCTCCCGCCGCCCCCCTCCCGGACCTGGTGGCGGAGGCCGATGCGGCGATGTACCGGCGAAAGCGCGGACGTTCGAGCGAGGTCGAAGCCTCGCGGTGA